The genomic segment TTGCCGCATAAGAACCCTATCTTCTTCCTCAATATGATCATATCCAAACAAGTGGAGCATTCCATGAACGGTAAGAAAAGCCAGCTCCCGTTCAATAGAATGGCCATACTCCTCAGCCTGTTCAATAACTTTATCCATAGAAATAACTATATCCCCCAAATATTCTTCATCCATCGGAAAAGAAAGAACATCTGTGGGAGCATTAATCTGCCGGTATTTAGCATTTAATTTCTGTATCTCAGCATTATTAGTGATAAGAATACTCACTTCTAAAGCATCTTTTCTATCTTCCACATCCGCTGCATGCTGAACAACTTTCCTGACCAGATCTTCAAGTTCAGGTGTAAATGCCTCGATATTATGGTTATTTATGAGAATCTCCATTGACTACCTGCACTCCTTTCATTTCCCGGGCAATATTCTCAGGATATTCAATACGATAGTGGTAAATTCCGGTTAAAACTTTGGTAAAACTAGTAGCAATCTTATCCAAATCCTTTAAAGTAAGGTCACATTCATCTAACTGTCCTTCTTCAAGTTTTTTACGAATTAATTCTCTGACTAGACCTTCAATTCTGTTATGA from the Anoxybacter fermentans genome contains:
- the ybeY gene encoding rRNA maturation RNase YbeY — encoded protein: MEILINNHNIEAFTPELEDLVRKVVQHAADVEDRKDALEVSILITNNAEIQKLNAKYRQINAPTDVLSFPMDEEYLGDIVISMDKVIEQAEEYGHSIERELAFLTVHGMLHLFGYDHIEEEDRVLMRQREEEILNQLGIYRE